The following DNA comes from Megalopta genalis isolate 19385.01 chromosome 14, iyMegGena1_principal, whole genome shotgun sequence.
ttgttcccgaaatttttaattaattcgtattttatataatattagtttaaaaataaaaattaaatatttaacctGTTTACAAATGTGTGCGATAAccgatacaattttattttaatgaaatattacaCATTGCATTATGCATACACATACCATTTCATGTATTCTTATATTCCTCATATTActatattgttaataaattaCTCTTACATTCTTTTTTCAAGAATTTTATGGTCCATGTTGTTTGAATTAAAAGCGTTTTATTTTGCAAAGAGAAGTTGCAAGTTGCAAACAAACAACTGTAGTACAGcatgtatgtatatacgtaCTTTGGTTGATACACGAGATATCGAGATTTGAAGAATCGATGTTCCACGACATGTTGAATGAAGATCCAATTCCAACCTCAATGAAACTTGTGAGTGTTCTGAGTGATCGAAGTAAAATGTTGAATCTGTCAGATGTCATCGAATATCTCTTTACTAGTGacgaataagaataataatcttCATTTGATTGATCGAAAACGTTGAGGCAACAAATATATTCTGTCAAAATCAACTAAAAAGTAATTTTATTAAAACTAGTAAAAGTGACGTAGAGTTGTAATGATTGAAAGCAAGTTTGCAAAGCAACTACCAATCTTTAGAAATGAATTGCAATGGGGGGTTGTCCGTGGATGGTGAACGTAAGACAAATTTCtttatggattcgaagccaattatcacatgtaagttcattgatcaaaatattcatttatttaacctCTTTCCTAGAATGGCATCGCTATGTATTGTTATTGACGCCTTCGACTAACTGTCAATCTGTATGacatttcatttctttttattgtATATGTAATTAAAATATGGTTTTTTATACTCTGCGAACGCTGGAGCACATAACAATGAACTCTTTCGaaattataacttttttaatgaTCATTATTAATTCTTAATAAACATATGTTATTTTCAATAGGTTAATAAACTTTTCATTTAGACTTTGTTAATTGCATTGCGTTTATAATATTATCtgtttgtattatgaatatatttttatatttactatGAACTTTAATTGTAAAGACATAATTGAGGGAGACAGATGTGGTTtctgtttattttatttcaagatGGTATAATGCTTTTTTAAATATAGATGCAGGAGATGAAAAATTATTCTCTACAGTGGAAAATGGTTTGGTCCAAGGAATACCCGCGGAGACAGTTGAATGGCGAAGATCGTTTGGTAGACCAATCAAGCAGGTCAAACTTGGGGCAAATTTTGTGTCATTTTCCAAGGATATTCTTCCATCTAAGAAGGATTGTCATCTGATAAAACAAccaatatttcatatttattggAGCGAATGTTCTGTAagtgtattaatataataacggATAAATATAGTATTAATTAAGAATTTACTTAAATTACAGTGAAAGTTTCATTTCCAGGATGTAGATACTTATAAAACCAATATTAGAGATGACATAGATAATTGGTTGAAAACGTTAACACAGTATCATATACAAGACTGGATGATTGTTTTAGTAGAGACATATGATATAAAGAAAACTAATAAACTGTTACCAAGGACAACTGTCTTAGACAAAATTCGcagtgattttgcttctaaaaaCGGAGACAGGTGATAAAAATGACAATTAATACATCGTGCTTAGTAAATTGTTTCTCATTACATATATTGTGTGTCAAACAGATGTTTTTCTGTAATAAATTCTGTCAAATCAGAGATGCGTTCAGCTGAATCATGGAGAGGTTTAATTAATCGCATACGTCAATTAATGCTTATAGCATATGACAAAACATTGTCTGCTTTCGAAGATGTGAttagagaacaacgagaaaacaGGAATCATCCAACTTGGAATTTTTGTCACTATTTTTTATTACAGGTAAAATAGTAAACTTGTATTAATTTGTATTACTCCATAAATTTATAGGTTGTAACTAAAAATTTTTGTTTCAGGAAGAACTTGCATTTGTTCTACAAATGTTAGGCTTATACGATGAAGCATTAGTACAATATGATGAATTAGATGCTCTCTTTACACAATTTGTGCTTAATTCGAATGTTGGAGGTACAATAAATCTTTTTCTGTGTTTTGTCTGTAttctaataattaaataataacatatattccAAATTTTTACAGACACTCCCCATTGGTTAAATTTGTTTCAAACTCCTTTAAATAATTGGGGAGGTGTTAATTTAAGTAATGGTACAAATCATGATTTAAGATACCTTCTGGCTGAGTGTAAAGCATCGTTATTAGATCTTAGAAGTTATTTATTTAGTAGACAATGTGCCATGTTATTAGCGTTTAATAAACCATGGGAGGTATATATCAAATTTTTCTATAATCTAATCTTATTTCTCATTGGGCATTTGCCTATAAAACTTTTACTTACATTTAATCAATGTTTTAATAACTCTTACTTTAGGTTGCGCAAAGGTGCTTGTCATTTGTACATAACACATTAAGTGAATTACGAATCTTAGAAGTTCAACGTCCTGAAGGATCCATTGAGTGTTGGTCTTTCCTTTGTGCATTGGAAGTACTGCAAGCCTGCCAATTATCAActtataatattgataataatcaaCAATTAGATCTATGCTCCCTTCATACAGCCAGTCTATGGGCTcttgccagagacaaagtaAGTTAGAAATGTAATATATGAATGGTAAaagaatgataaaaattatggATTAAATGatactataatttattttagttaGGAAGTTTAGGAAAATTATGTGGTTTAATGCCTGGAAATGAACCCTCTAGCGAACAATTGCACACAGTTGTCTATCTTATAGCTGGGATGGGCGATTCTGAACCACAAGTAGAAGGAAAATTAACACCAACTGATAAATTGAAGGAAGCACTTTCTTCAAAAGAAGCTTTCAAGAAACAATATCTTGAACATGCAGAATTAGCAATGGGTACTTACAAACATGTAGGGCGCATTCGATCAGCgagattaatagggacagagtTAGCACAATTTTATTGCGAACTTGGAGAGAATCAAAAAGCTGTAGCATTTTTGTTGGATGCTTTAAAAACTTATACTGATGAAGGTTGGAGTCGTTTAGCAGCACATACTCAACTAGAATTGGCGCAGTGCTACAAAAGAATGGACGATGTTGAAAAGTACACAAAAATTAGTGGAGCAATTGCTAGTTTGGATGTGCTGCATATTACTGTTCGTAatacatattttgaagaaatgtTTGGTTACATGAAAATGATTGCTTCCCCTCAGCCATTACTCATAGAACTTGGATATGCTTTCGTAATACTCAGTATGCAGGTCAAAGTAATGGACAAAGTGGTACAAGATTGTGTGGTTAATATTGAGATCAGTATAAGAAGTTTATTTCCAAGAGAAGTAAAGTGCACCAAAGCATCAATATCTGTTGAAGACATTCAGAAGCCTCCAacatcgaataaaataaaaaaagggCTGAAGACACCAGCTGAACCTGCAATTCCAATGTAAGTCACAAATATATTCTTAATATTATTAGTCAGCAATTTATAAATCATTCTTCTCAGATTATCAAAATGTACCCTTGAAGATATGAAGCCACTTAACCCAAGATTGCTTCAACTACAAGTGTATTCGTATCCAAATTATAAAGAAGACAAAAGTCTTGCATCAGTTAGTGTTGTTCACAAAAACACTAAACCAGTTGTGAGACGTTCTGATAGTACAAAACATAGAAAACCATCTGTAAATGCAAAGGGTGATTTTAGTAAAGCATTATCATGTGACGAGTTTGTAATGAAACCAGGCGTGAATACATTTACGTTGGTTAAACGTGTTGATCAGCCTGGCTTTTACAAAGTTGGCCAACTATCATTAGTCATCGAAGAAAAATTAGAGTTTTTGTCACCTATTTTGAATCCCCGGTTATGCTACGAAGTAGCGAAAACACAACCAACAATTACTTTGAAATGTGGCAGAGATTTATTGGCAGGCCTTATCCAAGACatagaattaattataataagtgGCAGTATAAAAGTAACAAAAGATATGAAGCTTAAGTTACGTACATCTAGAGGGTTAGTAGTACAAGTTACCAATTCACAAGAAGTAATGTGTAAAGAACTAGAAATATCACTGCCAGTTTGCGAACCATTTCAAACTATACGGTTACAGTTCAAAGTTTTGGCTGAGCTACCACCAAAGAAGGATGCTTTATCAATGGAACATAAGGTACCTACCAttttgattatatatataactctgCTACCTTGAATTactgttaaattatttgttatttaaacaaatatttcaaacaGAAGTAAGTTAGGAACGAAGGAGGCTTAAACGTGACAATCATTACAAAACTGTTAAGACATATACATTAAAAACTATTACATTAGTTATTAGTTTCTGAACTCACATGCTTTGCTAGTTTTTTAATTACGATAACAATAAAGTAACTATTATATTTTGAGCTTTTATTCcctcttattatattataatttttgtttagaacatttttgcaTGTAACAATTAATTTATAAGTAATTCAAGGTAGTAAAGTTCAAGTTTAGGAgatttatactgtatattaaatAAAGCAGATGAATAACtataattgtttgaaaaattaaagaatatatcTCAAACAAAATGTAAGCTATTAAAAGTAGCCACTACagaatataatatttgttttaCAAATAGCCACTTTAAAGATATGAAAGTCAAGTTGATTGTTTTAAATAGATCACTATATCTTTTCTGCTCTAAGAAATATCACCTAAGCAATactatgtataaaaaaatattttcatcacATAATTGTTTtacaaattaatacaaatttgttttacaaatattttgttttacaaaTTTGGAGTGTTCTTTCATttgttataatttttaaaataaaattaaagctCTAATGGTTACTGGACTACATTGTACATCGTTTAAATGTATATTTTTCTGAAATACTAATAACTTTCTTTTAGTTGAACATACAGTGTCCATGGGGCATTGAAGAATGTATACCGTTACATTTTGGTCCACCGCTTATGTCGAATATGAAACTTCACACAGCAAAACGAAGAaaatttcttcaaataattgtaacaggaCTAACAAGACAACTCTTACAATTGACTGAACCAGAATTAACAACAGTAACatcgataaatattaattttaaaagCTTAAATCCAATTGCTGGTCAGAGATTAATAATAGGCAATGGAATAAATGTTTCGTTTATGTGGGAACTTGAAATTGGCAAAGATGAGAAATCTATGATGCCTATAAAGACTGATTTTCATGTCAAATACATACCAATCAACGATGCTGAGGATTCGCATACCAATGATGATCCGTTGCATATTCATACTTTGCAAAGAATGGAAAAAGCATCTAGTGTTTACAAATGCAATTTCGATATCACAGATTATGTGGTAAGACTGTAAATTATATTTTCTGTTTGCACATTAActgttaaaaattaattaaatgtatTGCAATGGTTTGGGAATTTTATGTACTAATTTTTACTAATAATTTAATTGTTATGAACGTaacataaaaatgattttataaatatatttatggaGCTTACTTTACAAAGTATTTTAAAcgaacaaattattatttataacatCATTTTCCAGACTTTGTTTACAGTGTCTTCAAAAGTTGAACCAACCGGAAATGGAGGTGAATTTTGTCGTGCTGGTAGCATGTGCCATCTTTATCTCACAGTAACACGTATATTACCCAGTCCTACCCCAAATCCTCCACCTCAATTAATGTATGAAGTTCTTGCCGATCAAGCCATGTGGGCTGTATGTGGCCGTACAGCTGGCATTGTGTCGTTGGAAGTCTTAGAAAAACAAAGTGTCACATTGGACGTGATGCCATTAACCAGTGGTTATTTACCCCTTCCTGTTGTTAGATTGTCTCGATATATTCCAGCATCAGAGTCTAAAAATGGTAGGTATATCGATGCTCGTAATAAATATTTTCCTCTATTAAAAAATTTAGTTTGAGGTTTATATACTTATAGTAGTATTGATaatgtttattaatttttttttaagatattCGTAAGAGCGAAATAGCTTCTGTTCCAAGATTAGAACCATTCAGTCCTGGACAAGTTTATAATGCTAGCAAAGCGCAACAAGTTCATGTTTTACCAGCAGCACCTTCAGAAGCAAATTAAAACTACACACAATATTACAAACATGTAATACATTCATTGCATTAGAGATGCAAACTGTACCAATGCTGATTATCATCCTTTATATACTATCTGTGGCGTACTTCTTTGATACTGAATATTATTATTCACTATTCAATCATCACTATAGTGGTTTGTtcatgtttttatattttttcgttGAAATTTGAATTTTAGACAATAAATTTATCTCTAACTTACAGGTATATGTTAGTATGATGCTTGTCTCAAAATCAAATTTCGAGAAGCGTTGTTGCTTATTTGTACCAATAATaggtaatcatttgtttaaattttGCCATAAGAAGTAAAGTAAATATATGACAATATGTAAGTAGTGTGTAAAATTACAAGTTTTGTAATTAGTTTGGCAATCTATAAAAAAGAGAAATGTGACAACATAATATGtttctttaaaaaataatataatttgtattCTGTTTGAACAATATTTGTTTCATATATACTTTTGTTTGGgttcaatttaaaaataagttatcaaaatttacttttatttcaAACCATGTACTTATGATTTTTATATAATGTACATGTAATATGATAACTACTCTGAATTCTGAATgtgttatttttttaataatgtaTTCTATACGAAGTTCACTATAATTTGATTTCTACTAATGACAATTGATATTTAGAGAATATATCACCTTAGAGCCAAGGTGatcaaatatttaattattcttaCTGGATATAATTCTGTAAAATTTGTACAAATGTTTATCAACAATATactcataatacaaaataagaatttcaaattcacatgatttgtatgaaaatattagAGAAGGATTAAAACATCACAAGGATGTATTTTGTAATGATTGTTTATGTAAAATATAAGTATATGTAAAAAGATCAAGATAAAGGTTATGTATGTTACATTTATTTCGTAGTATTTGTTATTCAGAGAATGGATATTACATAAAATATCAATATGTTGCCATGATAATTAGAAAATGATTTCTTTCTCTTAATCAGGTGTTGTTATAAATTATGTAAATaagatatataattataatactcaATAATTCCTATAGTGAAAACATGTCAAAACTGGATacatatttgtaattaatttgaatgatattttaaaataatacgAAAAGTAATTTAGAGCAATACattctatataatttattaattaataaataattatgattATGAATAACAGTAGACTATATACATTTAACTATGTATAGTGAAAACAGCATTAATTTCTAATGATGTTCTTAAAATTATGATTGTGTAAAATGTTAAATATCACTTTTCAAttgataaaagaataaaaagtacATGTATACATGTTCCATTGTATATATACAaagatatgtatataaatatataaaatagtgTACTTAGATTGTTATTCATCATCTTAAAGTGATATAATATATTTGACTAAAAAAAATATACATTataaacataatttttaatCAGTATGAATATATATTAAAGGACActagaattataaaatattggTTAAAACTTTTTCGTTTAGAATAATATTCTAATTCTATGTATGTAATCAGTTTAGGAAACTTTTATTCTTATTAGTTATATGTAGCGTGGTAAAACCTTAAACCATCTTTCATATAATGTTAAGATTAAAACATAATGAAGGTGGTTTTGATATAATCCTGTTAATATgtttttctaataaaattgtaTCCTATTTGAAGTCATTAGATactgtataataaattaaaatatatcttttattttttatatgtaCATGTTAAGGTAACTGAATTCTGAATAAAAtggtatttataataaataagatgaatatataatttattatgtataaaatGTTAAGAATGATTGATTACATACAAATTAAAATTTAGTTTATAATGATATGAGTTTGCTACAGCAACTTGTGTCTCCAGTAACATAATTATGTAGTTTCTATTATCAAAGTAGGAAATGGTAGGTGTTGTACTTAGTCACAAACATTGAATGCCGAATAGagataagaataaaatatatatttattttagcatttaatatttaatttgattATTCTGGAATTTCGGtacatttaattataaataacaaataattgttAATAAGATGGTACTGATTGTTGTATGAGTAAGAGACCATATCTCCTTTTTAATGTAATTCTTTCTCTTGAATATTTATCTTCCGGAGAAAAACGAGCTGAAATCATTCTCATTATTCAATAAATGCCGTTAgaacataaaatatattttccttACCAGGATGCGCTGATAACGTTGGTTTTCCCTTTGGATCGATTTTCTGGAAAAAAAAGATATGTaaatgaaactaaataatcCATAAATAACAATGCAAATTAATCATTTTTGTTAAATAAATGTTAATAACTAGCGGGAAAGTACAGttcttttataatatttttattactaatCCTTGTATCATGCTTATACTAATTATACAAACTGAATTTTATAATTTCTagcaatatattatttatttaatacctcCAATGTATACACTCGTTCACCGTCTTCAGATAAATAATACATCAAATACATTTTTGCAGTTTTATGTGTACGTTTTCTAGCGTAGGTTATGTTTTACGATCAGTTTCAATTTCCACCTCGTGGTCTCGTGGTTGAGTGTGTAACGTACATCAAtgccattatatatatatgtacatattagGTACATCATATGCGCATGCGCTATTATTGTATGGTTACTCGATAGCTTACATTTTACATGAACATATGGACATATATACATATGAGTACGTACTCAAATTAATTGTTTACAATATAAAaagattaataaatatatttgtatgaATATGTTTCAAAAGATTTTATAACGAACAAAAATCAATTTATGTATTTACGTATCTACTATCTGTCagcatatattaaattaaattaatttttgtacattgttatttagatttatgtATGTTTTATGtacgtacatatatatgtatacattatGATACTTTATTTTAAGTATAATATCAAAAACCGTTCTCTTTTTTGGTGTAAATCTTATATAAAACTGACCTTATTTGTAATAATAGCataatatattgtaaaaatTTTTTGCTTTTTTGTTTTGAAAGCTTAACGTTGCATCAACAGCTAGGTTATTAGCGACATGTTTGCgtacaaaattgtattttaaattGTATCAAATTAAATTCTATCGAGTAATTggtataaaattgtaaaaaattttATAACGATTTGTCCAAGGTTATGTTgagaaaataaaatttgcattatttaaaatattctcTGAAAATGGAAaaggaaaatattttattaaaatagacGAACGGAACTATTTTTAtacattgtaattaatataataatgaatgaaGTATGCCATATTTGAGATTTCATCGAAAAACgatatgtattttattaaaaaggGATAAATTTAATTCAGTAAAAAAAACGGATTTCTTCTTATTTCGTAACTATATGTAGAACAAACAGAATAGAACACTTTATTACATAAAATTTCAacggaaaatataataaaatgaaataattttgtaatgCGTGGGTTCGGCTCTATTTTTAACGAGTTTCAATATTCGAATTTGCATACTTCCAATCAGACTTTATTAAGACGAAACTGGCGATCTATCCACGAAAAACGACCTTTGCAGGGTTGGTTACAGTTAAGAAACGCTAACAAATCAGTGTTTTTTGCTGATTTTTTGTTTCAATGTAAACATAGTCTGTCCTTCTAAAAAGATACATACATGGTTTCTCAATACGATTTTGAACATTCCTTATTACATTAACTCTTATgtataaaaactgaaaatttttCAGGACGCAGTGTATGTcataaaagatttaaaaaattgaattcttttccaagagaaaaacaagatagaaaaattgaaattttctatttaaaaatgatttgctTTTCCTTTCATATGAAAAAGATTCTATGCATAAATCacataaacaaatttttcattAGCCATTAAGATATTCTTGGTATTTATTTCGAAAACATTGTTTTAAGGAAAATCAGGTTCGAAGTCAAACACACGGTTttgctatatttatattttatatttcacaaAGAAATTGTTGGAAACATTGTCTTTACGTAACTATTAATAACACTGTAAATCATCTACGAAACTTTATCTCTGTGTTTCGTTATCATGTTATTTGCATGTGACTTTATGAGATTTTTACGATTTATTACTTCTTTGTCATTTTATACTAGATTTAATGATTATTACGGATGTTTATGTAATTTACCatttttatcgacaaattcGAAGAATAGAAAATCAAATGGAATCTTATTTCCAGTGATAATAATTCTTTTGGGgtacaaattaataaaaattgtattaaattttattgaactttgtattttagtatttttttggacaatttttatgaaTCACAAGTGCATAAAGGTTTGTAATCTGATAAATCTAATAAAAAAACCGAGTTGCATTTCAAGACCGAAagaatgaaaataatacattgagtTGATTACATTTTCCAAAACCAATTTTGTGTCCTCAACTGTAAGAATTATACTTGCATTTACTGTAGAAGAGCTATACAAATTACTTTTATGTACAACGATTTTGTGGATTTGCCAAAGACAATGGCATGTTTCttaataacaatataaacatttaaagCTGTTCAAACAGCGTTCAGAGATGCAAATCTTTAAAGGTTCAATTTTGTCGGATATTTTCTTTATCTTGAAAAATTTTGATACAAGCATTAAAAGATTtttaaaactgcagatttttcaCACTTATTGATCGAAAGTGTCCAAAATCGGGATGAAAGTGCGATTCTCGCGATatcaaggtcaaccgatttcgatgcaattttcaacatgcatataagttaccgagatcttcaaaatgcatttttaaaaatttttcgtTATTATTaccataataatttaatatgttAGTTGCTAAATGCTGCAGATTTTGGCAGTAAATACTACAATAAAGCACAATGATAAGTATCGCAAATAGACACAAACTGGTCGTTGGTGTTGAAGCTCGctcattattttatttcgtcGATCGAAAACGAAATAAGTCCACAGAAAGGGCATCCGCTAGAGCGATAGACTGCGTGGGTGTAGTTACAGTTTTTTCTCAGACACTTAATGTTCCAAATAAATCGGAAAATATCCAACAATATTTCTGGATTAAaggtgtctctctctcttgcacaaaaaaaaggaaaactTAAATGTTTGGTAAATAATTAAATCTGGCAAAAAATCTGCAGAATCGTTGTGCGTGACATCTTTGTATAACTTCGACGATTGAAACAGACATAATTCTGAAGGTTGAAGtttgaaaaaattgaaaatttaggGTAACGAAAGGAAACGATCATCGATTCCGTGCAACAAAATctataagaacaagaacattt
Coding sequences within:
- the SIDL gene encoding SIDL trafficking protein particle complex subunit 10, encoding MNCNGGLSVDGERKTNFFMDSKPIITYAGDEKLFSTVENGLVQGIPAETVEWRRSFGRPIKQVKLGANFVSFSKDILPSKKDCHLIKQPIFHIYWSECSDVDTYKTNIRDDIDNWLKTLTQYHIQDWMIVLVETYDIKKTNKLLPRTTVLDKIRSDFASKNGDRCFSVINSVKSEMRSAESWRGLINRIRQLMLIAYDKTLSAFEDVIREQRENRNHPTWNFCHYFLLQEELAFVLQMLGLYDEALVQYDELDALFTQFVLNSNVGDTPHWLNLFQTPLNNWGGVNLSNGTNHDLRYLLAECKASLLDLRSYLFSRQCAMLLAFNKPWEVAQRCLSFVHNTLSELRILEVQRPEGSIECWSFLCALEVLQACQLSTYNIDNNQQLDLCSLHTASLWALARDKLGSLGKLCGLMPGNEPSSEQLHTVVYLIAGMGDSEPQVEGKLTPTDKLKEALSSKEAFKKQYLEHAELAMGTYKHVGRIRSARLIGTELAQFYCELGENQKAVAFLLDALKTYTDEGWSRLAAHTQLELAQCYKRMDDVEKYTKISGAIASLDVLHITVRNTYFEEMFGYMKMIASPQPLLIELGYAFVILSMQVKVMDKVVQDCVVNIEISIRSLFPREVKCTKASISVEDIQKPPTSNKIKKGLKTPAEPAIPILSKCTLEDMKPLNPRLLQLQVYSYPNYKEDKSLASVSVVHKNTKPVVRRSDSTKHRKPSVNAKGDFSKALSCDEFVMKPGVNTFTLVKRVDQPGFYKVGQLSLVIEEKLEFLSPILNPRLCYEVAKTQPTITLKCGRDLLAGLIQDIELIIISGSIKVTKDMKLKLRTSRGLVVQVTNSQEVMCKELEISLPVCEPFQTIRLQFKVLAELPPKKDALSMEHKLNIQCPWGIEECIPLHFGPPLMSNMKLHTAKRRKFLQIIVTGLTRQLLQLTEPELTTVTSININFKSLNPIAGQRLIIGNGINVSFMWELEIGKDEKSMMPIKTDFHVKYIPINDAEDSHTNDDPLHIHTLQRMEKASSVYKCNFDITDYVTLFTVSSKVEPTGNGGEFCRAGSMCHLYLTVTRILPSPTPNPPPQLMYEVLADQAMWAVCGRTAGIVSLEVLEKQSVTLDVMPLTSGYLPLPVVRLSRYIPASESKNDIRKSEIASVPRLEPFSPGQVYNASKAQQVHVLPAAPSEAN
- the Nop10 gene encoding nop10 ribonucleoprotein → MYLMYYLSEDGERVYTLEKIDPKGKPTLSAHPARFSPEDKYSRERITLKRRYGLLLIQQSVPSY